A single genomic interval of Roseibaca calidilacus harbors:
- a CDS encoding glycosyltransferase family 2 protein encodes MAANVSCIIPAYNEGPRIAQVLAVVRAQPLIDEVIVVDDASDDDTAAQVLAMADVTLIRQPRNGGKSRAVAAGLRAAKGRIILFLDADLTGLDAQALRALILPVVTGRADTTISLRGNAPWPWRLIGLDYISGERAMTRAFAPCPDLLQTLPRFGMEVAMNRLWLDRTARLQVVAWPKVASPLKGAKRGFVAGLVADIAMLRDIVATVGAREILAQIRGLRRNRIQTVTGRARPDAVQHQG; translated from the coding sequence ATGGCCGCAAACGTAAGCTGCATCATTCCCGCCTATAATGAAGGCCCGCGCATTGCGCAGGTTCTGGCGGTGGTCCGCGCGCAGCCACTGATTGACGAGGTGATCGTGGTGGACGATGCCTCTGACGATGACACGGCTGCGCAGGTTCTGGCTATGGCGGATGTTACCTTGATCCGGCAGCCCCGCAATGGCGGGAAATCGCGCGCCGTCGCCGCCGGGTTGCGCGCGGCGAAGGGGCGGATCATTCTGTTCTTGGATGCAGATCTGACCGGGCTGGATGCACAGGCCCTGCGGGCCTTGATCCTGCCGGTTGTGACAGGCCGCGCCGATACCACGATCAGCCTGCGTGGCAATGCGCCTTGGCCGTGGCGGCTAATTGGCCTTGATTACATCTCTGGCGAGCGGGCCATGACGCGCGCATTCGCCCCGTGTCCCGATCTGTTGCAAACCCTGCCGCGGTTCGGGATGGAGGTGGCGATGAACCGCCTCTGGCTGGACCGCACCGCCCGGTTGCAAGTGGTCGCTTGGCCCAAGGTCGCCAGCCCCTTGAAGGGCGCGAAGCGCGGCTTTGTGGCCGGGCTTGTTGCGGATATTGCCATGCTGCGCGATATCGTCGCCACCGTCGGTGCCCGCGAGATTCTGGCGCAGATACGCGGCCTGCGGCGCAATCGTATCCAGACCGTGACCGGCAGAGCGCGGCCAGATGCTGTGCAGCACCAAGGCTGA
- a CDS encoding DedA family protein, with amino-acid sequence MIQLETLAPLVAEFGLWIVAAAAIIEGPIVTVLSTALARQGLLPLVPLAAILLLGDLVGDLLHYALGRRGLAQMPRAWRRWLGLGPARALQLTRHFGQHGGKTLMLAKLTHSVGAPVLVAAGMARMPVGQFLGWNALASVPKTAALMALGWYAGDAWRQIETWLGRWTWVVLILLVASLALWWLWRKRWPQT; translated from the coding sequence ATGATCCAGCTTGAAACGCTCGCCCCTCTGGTCGCGGAGTTCGGCTTGTGGATCGTGGCGGCGGCGGCGATCATAGAAGGGCCGATCGTTACTGTCTTGTCCACGGCACTGGCGCGGCAAGGCTTGCTGCCTTTGGTGCCCTTGGCGGCCATCCTGCTGTTGGGCGATCTGGTGGGGGATTTGCTGCACTATGCCCTTGGCCGACGTGGGCTGGCCCAGATGCCGCGTGCATGGCGGCGGTGGCTGGGGCTTGGCCCGGCGCGCGCGCTCCAACTGACCCGGCATTTCGGGCAGCATGGCGGCAAGACGTTGATGCTGGCCAAGCTGACCCATTCGGTCGGTGCGCCTGTTCTTGTGGCTGCCGGGATGGCCCGGATGCCGGTTGGGCAGTTCTTGGGGTGGAACGCGCTGGCATCGGTTCCCAAAACCGCCGCGCTTATGGCGCTGGGCTGGTATGCGGGCGATGCGTGGCGGCAGATCGAAACATGGCTGGGGCGCTGGACATGGGTTGTCCTGATCTTGCTGGTTGCCTCGCTGGCGCTTTGGTGGCTTTGGAGGAAACGATGGCCGCAAACGTAA
- a CDS encoding ceramide glucosyltransferase has translation MSLMAALGVAGLTGVHLLSAALVAARLRPATVTRVHRPVSITLLRPVHGLDAFDLETLESSFYLAWPDYEIIFCAAHADDPVCEALRQMIARHPNRRARLMIGEHRTTANPKLNNLEKGWRAASGEVIVMADANLLLPPDYLQRLFAVWDEDCALVSSPPAGIRPGNLWGAVECAFLNGFQGRWQLAADSVGLGYAQGKTLMVRKDWLEQAGGLQALGRNLAEDVAFTKLVRERGGKVRLTRQMFAQPVGERRARAVWDRQLRWSRVRRDGFAGLFAFEILLGGLPPALMLASFAGPGWILPFLALWYGTEWALSRAAGWPHGPRDVAAMVLRDLMLPALWVAAYARRGFEWRGTRLDAAQHDPA, from the coding sequence ATGAGCCTGATGGCTGCCCTTGGTGTTGCGGGTTTGACCGGGGTGCATCTGCTCTCGGCAGCGCTTGTGGCTGCGCGTCTGAGGCCTGCCACCGTGACCCGTGTTCACCGCCCGGTTTCCATAACGCTTCTGCGCCCCGTGCATGGGCTGGATGCGTTCGATCTGGAAACGCTGGAAAGCAGCTTTTATCTGGCTTGGCCGGACTATGAGATCATCTTTTGCGCTGCCCATGCCGATGACCCGGTCTGCGAAGCCCTGCGCCAGATGATCGCGCGGCACCCCAACCGCCGCGCCCGGTTGATGATCGGAGAGCACAGGACCACCGCGAACCCAAAGCTGAACAATCTTGAAAAAGGTTGGCGCGCGGCAAGTGGCGAAGTGATCGTCATGGCGGATGCCAACCTGCTTTTGCCGCCCGATTACCTGCAACGCCTGTTCGCCGTCTGGGACGAGGACTGCGCACTGGTCAGCAGCCCGCCCGCAGGCATTCGCCCCGGCAACCTTTGGGGCGCGGTTGAATGCGCCTTTCTGAACGGGTTTCAGGGCCGCTGGCAACTGGCGGCGGACAGTGTCGGTTTGGGCTATGCCCAAGGCAAGACCTTGATGGTGCGCAAGGATTGGCTGGAACAGGCCGGCGGGTTGCAGGCGTTGGGCCGCAACCTTGCCGAAGACGTGGCCTTCACCAAACTGGTGCGCGAACGTGGCGGCAAGGTGCGGCTGACACGGCAAATGTTCGCGCAGCCTGTGGGCGAGCGTCGCGCGCGTGCCGTTTGGGACCGGCAGTTGCGCTGGTCACGGGTGCGGCGCGATGGGTTCGCGGGGCTGTTCGCCTTCGAGATCTTGCTGGGCGGCTTGCCGCCCGCGCTGATGTTGGCCAGCTTTGCCGGGCCTGGCTGGATTCTGCCTTTCCTTGCCTTGTGGTATGGCACGGAATGGGCCTTGTCGCGTGCGGCGGGTTGGCCGCATGGCCCGCGCGACGTGGCCGCCATGGTGCTGCGTGACCTTATGCTGCCCGCGCTCTGGGTCGCCGCCTATGCGCGGCGTGGCTTCGAATGGCGCGGCACGCGGCTGGATGCCGCGCAGCATGATCCAGCTTGA
- a CDS encoding ABC transporter ATP-binding protein encodes MGRIRLNTVEKWFGEVQVIKGIDLDIHDGEFVVFVGPSGCGKSTLLRMIGGLEDISRGTLEIDSRDVTAEPPSKRGLAMVFQSYALYPHMSVRDNMGFSLKTAGASKAEIAAKVDKAAEVLKLEPYLDRRPKDLSGGQRQRVAIGRCIVRDPTAFLFDEPLSNLDAALRVEMRLEIAKLHHRLQATMIYVTHDQVEAMTLADRIVVLEFGKIAQVGTPKELYERPANLFVAQFIGSPKMNILPCRTDAGAYHLDGGGTGPFAGTGPAVHLGVRPEHIRMVEPGAGQCSGSVEVVEYLGADSFVVTDCGALGQVMSRIQGDSPVRPGDRIGLAFEPERLSFFGTDGLRV; translated from the coding sequence ATGGGTAGGATACGGTTGAACACAGTCGAAAAATGGTTCGGCGAGGTGCAGGTCATCAAAGGCATAGACCTTGACATACACGACGGCGAATTCGTGGTGTTCGTTGGCCCTTCGGGATGCGGCAAATCCACGCTGCTGCGCATGATCGGCGGGTTGGAAGACATCAGCCGCGGCACGCTGGAGATTGACAGCCGCGATGTCACGGCAGAGCCACCCTCGAAACGTGGGCTTGCGATGGTGTTCCAAAGCTATGCGCTATATCCGCATATGTCGGTGCGCGACAATATGGGGTTTTCGCTGAAAACCGCTGGCGCATCCAAGGCCGAAATCGCCGCCAAGGTCGACAAGGCCGCAGAGGTGCTGAAGCTGGAACCCTATCTGGACCGCCGCCCCAAAGACCTGTCAGGCGGGCAGCGGCAGCGCGTGGCGATCGGGCGCTGTATCGTGCGCGACCCGACGGCCTTCTTGTTCGACGAACCGCTGTCGAACCTAGATGCCGCCTTGCGGGTCGAGATGCGTCTGGAAATCGCCAAGCTGCATCACCGGCTGCAAGCCACGATGATTTACGTCACCCATGATCAGGTCGAGGCGATGACGCTGGCGGACCGTATCGTGGTGCTGGAATTTGGCAAGATTGCGCAGGTCGGCACCCCGAAAGAGCTGTATGAGCGCCCCGCCAACCTGTTCGTGGCCCAGTTCATCGGCAGCCCCAAGATGAACATCTTGCCTTGCCGGACCGATGCGGGCGCGTATCATCTGGACGGTGGCGGAACCGGGCCCTTCGCGGGCACCGGCCCAGCAGTTCATCTAGGGGTGCGGCCTGAACATATCCGTATGGTCGAACCGGGCGCGGGCCAGTGTTCCGGCAGTGTCGAAGTGGTCGAATATCTTGGCGCCGACAGCTTTGTCGTGACCGATTGCGGCGCGCTTGGACAGGTCATGTCGCGCATTCAAGGCGATAGCCCCGTCAGGCCGGGCGACCGCATCGGGCTGGCGTTCGAACCCGAGCGGCTTAGCTTCTTTGGCACAGACGGGCTGCGCGTCTGA